One window from the genome of Musa acuminata AAA Group cultivar baxijiao chromosome BXJ1-4, Cavendish_Baxijiao_AAA, whole genome shotgun sequence encodes:
- the LOC135652715 gene encoding beta-glucuronosyltransferase GlcAT14A-like yields the protein MQSSSSSSASPAAASPPPPPPPSFPSFPKESRNLYCVLVTSLVSLFLILSFSSPSASSPSSSAASHVRSASATATALLSSSPPPPSLAYLLTGSAGDGDRLLRLLHAVYHPRNLYLLHLDGAAPKDERERLALAAWNVPAFRSARNVHVVGKPDFANPRGSSALSATLHGAAILLRIGANWDWFVNLDASEYPIVTQDDLLHVFSFLPRDLNFVQHSSYIGWRESRQLRPIIVDPGLYLSSRTDIFYATQKRELPNAYKLFTGSASVILSRKFIEYCILGTDNLPRTLMMYYANTLSSHTNYFQTVLCNSPGFNRTIVNHHLHYMIWDASPKKEPRLLTMDDLKNMTITGAAFGTRFSKNDPVLDHIDKETLSRGPGRIVPGGWCLGGSRGDPCAVWGNPDVLIPGPGAARLAKIIADLLSDGKLRSQQCIWK from the exons AtgcagtcttcttcttcttcttcagcatctcctgctgctgcttctcctcctcctcctcctcctccgtcattCCCCAGCTTCCCCAAGGAATCCCGTAACCTCTACTGCGTTCTGGTCACCTCCCTCGTCTCCCTTTTCTTgatcctctccttctcctccccctccgcctcctcgccctcctcctctGCCGCCTCCCACGTCCGATCCGCCTCCGCTACCGCCACCGCCCTCCTATCGTCCTCCCCGCCGCCCCCCTCGCTCGCTTACCTCCTCACCGGCTCTGCCGGCGACGGCGACcggctcctccgcctcctccacgCCGTCTACCACCCCAGGAACCTCTACCTCCTCCACCTCGACGGCGCCGCGCCGAAGGACGAGCGCGAGCGCCTCGCCCTCGCCGCCTGGAACGTCCCGGCCTTCCGATCCGCCCGGAACGTGCACGTCGTGGGGAAGCCGGATTTCGCTAACCCTCGCGGCTCCTCTGCGCTTTCCGCCACCCTCCACGGCGCCGCGATCTTGCTCCGGATTGGAGCGAATTGGGATTGGTTCGTCAACCTTGACGCGTCCGAATACCCTATAGTGACCCAAGATG ATCTTCTTCATGTATTCTCTTTCCTACCGAGGGATCTCAACTTTGTTCAGCATTCCAGTTATATTGGATGGAGAGA GTCGCGGCAACTGAGACCCATTATTGTTGACCCTGGACTTTACCTCTCTTCCAGGACAGATATTTTTTATGCTACTCAGAAGCGTGAGTTGCCAAATGCATATAAGTTGTTCACAG GTTCTGCTTCTGTTATCCTCAGTCGGAAGTTTATAGAGTACTGCATATTGGGTACTGACAATTTGCCAAGAACTCTTATGATGTACTATGCAAATACGCTGTCATCACACACAAACTATTTCCAAACTGTCCTTTGTAACTCTCCTGGATTCAATAGGACTATTGTCAACCATCACCTACACTATATGATCTGGGATGCATCTCCAAAGAAGGAACCCCGTCTGCTGACTATGGATGACCTTAAAAACATGACTATAACTGGAGCAGCATTTGGGACAAGGTTCTCTAAGAACGATCCTGTTCTTGACCACATTGATAAGGAAACTTTGAGCCGGGGTCCTGGTAGGATAGTCCCTGGAGGCTGGTGTTTAGGTGGAAGCCGTGGGGACCCATGTGCTGTTTGGGGTAATCCTGATGTTCTGATTCCTGGACCTGGGGCAGCACGGCTTGCAAAGATTATTGCAGATCTTCTGTCGGATGGAAAGCTACGTTCTCAACAATGTATATGGAAGTGA
- the LOC103981100 gene encoding uncharacterized protein LOC103981100, with protein MAGMDPSKYAHSPAHKAVLARDYAGLKRVLAALPRLADPSSIRTEAASFAEEEKAEAISAVVDRRDVPNRETPLHLAVRLGDAAAVEMLMAAGADYSLQNEQGWSALQEAICAREENLAKIIIRHYQLLAWAKWCRRLPRVVATMRRMRDFYMEITFHFESSVIPFISRIAPSDTYKIWKRGSNLRADMTLAGFDGFRIQRSDQSILFLGDGSEDGKVPPGSLCVISHKDKVVMSALNGAGTPPTEAEVQQEVAAMSQTNIFRPGIDVTQAVLLPQLTWRRQERSEMVGPWKAKVYEMHHVMVSMKSRQVPGAMTDEEFFSACDDNDTESEEFEDVLTEEERKQLESALKVKSPDMLDQVHSDAYVARRHSCNEPREMAVEDACSSSSSRNSENRQDRRSWFGNWGKRGSNHNQDGQRKAVPPSVILVDSPPGHQSRPERRSIEVVKRPATSKESEYRKGLRPILWLSPDFPLQTEELLPLLDILANKVKAIRRLRDLLTTKLPPGTFPVKVAIPVVPTIRVLVTFSKFEELQPLEEFWTPPSSPESKTPETQASSSSWIQWIKAPYRQAYAASPGPGSRVEDVQDPFGIPPDYTWTTAEARRKKTQEGTSKSKQVKGRNR; from the exons ATGGCAGGGATGGATCCGTCCAAGTACGCGCACAGCCCAGCCCACAAGGCTGTGCTCGCGCGCGATTACGCCGGCCTCAAGCGCGTGCTCGCGGCGCTGCCCCGCCTCGCCGACCCCTCCTCCATCCGCACCGAGGCGGCGTCCTTcgcggaggaggagaaggccgAGGCTATCTCCGCCGTTGTCGACCGCCGCGATGTCCCCAACCGGGAGACGCCGCTCCACCTCGCCGTCCGCCTCGGCGACGCTGCCGCCGTCGAGATGCTAATGGCCGCTGGCGCGGACTATAGCCTCCAGAACGAGCAGGGGTGGAGCGCGCTCCAGGAGGCCATCTGTGCCCGCGAGGAGAACCTCGCCAAGATCATCATCCGCCATTACCAACTGCTCGCCTGGGCCAAGTGGTGCCGCCGGCTGCCGCGAGTGGTCGCCACCATGCGCCGGATGCGGGACTTCTACATGGAGATCACCTTCCACTTCGAGAGCTCCGTGATCCCCTTCATCTCCAGGATCGCCCCCTCCGACACCTACAAGATATGGAAGCGGGGCTCGAACCTGCGGGCCGACATGACGCTGGCCGGATTTGACGGCTTCCGGATTCAGCGCTCCGACCAGAGCATCCTCTTCCTCGGGGACGGATCGGAGGACGGGAAGGTGCCGCCGGGGTCCCTGTGCGTGATCTCTCACAAGGACAAGGTGGTGATGAGCGCTTTGAACGGAGCGGGCACGCCCCCCACGGAGGCGGAGGTCCAGCAAGAAGTCGCTGCGATGTCCCAGACGAACATTTTCCGGCCGGGGATCGACGTGACGCAGGCCGTGCTTCTTCCGCAGCTGACGTGGAGGAGGCAGGAGAGGTCGGAAATGGTCGGGCCGTGGAAAGCGAAGGTGTACGAAATGCATCACGTGATGGTGAGCATGAAGTCCCGGCAGGTGCCGGGAGCCATGACGGACGAGGAGTTCTTCTCGGCATGTGATGACAACGATACCGAGAGCGAAGAGTTCGAGGACGTCTTGACGGAGGAGGAgcggaagcagctggagagtgcgCTCAAAGTAAAATCCCCGGACATGCTCGACCAAGTCCACTCAGATGCCTATGTTGCTCGCCGTCATAGTTGCAACGAGCCGAGGGAGATGGCCGTCGAGGATGCTTGTAGTAGTAGCAGCAGTAGAAATAGTGAGAATAGACAAGACAGGAGAAGCTGGTTTGGTAACTGGGGAAAGAGGGGCAGCAATCACAACCAAGATGGGCAGAGGAAGGCTGTGCCTCCAAGCGTTATCCTCGTCGATTCTCCACCTGGGCATCAGAGTAGGCCCGAAAGGCGTTCGATAGAAGTCGTGAAAAGGCCTGCAACGAGCAAAGAGAGCGAGTACAGAAAAGGCTTGAGGCCTATTCTGTGGCTTTCTCCTGATTTCCCACTGCAGACGGAAGAGCTATTGCCTCTTCTCGACATTCTAGCGAACAAGGTCAAGGCAATTCGTCGACTGAGGGATCTTCTTACGACGAAGCTCCCTCCTGGAACATTTCCGGTGAAG GTTGCAATTCCAGTTGTGCCTACCATCCGTGTCCTGGTTACCTTCAGCAAGTTTGAGGAGCTACAGCCATTGGAAGAGTTCTGGACACCTCCCTCAAGCCCTGAGAGCAAGACCCCAGAAACACAGGCATCATCAAGCTCCTGGATTCAATGGATAAAGGCGCCCTATCGTCAAGCTTATGCCGCCTCACCAGGGCCAGGTAGCCGTGTGGAGGACGTACAAGATCCGTTTGGGATTCCACCTGATTACACTTGGACTACTGCTGAAGCCAGAAGGAAGAAGACGCAGGAGGGTACGAGCAAATCGAAGCAGGTGAAGGGCCGGAATCGGTGA
- the LOC135652727 gene encoding histone-lysine N-methyltransferase family member SUVH2-like encodes MTPSSPPPAPFPDLNLNLNLAPFPKVEPKPEPPDHHPALPGPIGILDPLHPTSGPSPSPNHDAVDDERAALFAEYLRLARLFAAAAASGDDHHHLSLVTAPTLAPTRAANSSAVVARKKRKIRSADMVRASTLGLRDRLYFRDVVRRTRITFDSLRSLLLRDENKGDAFEAIWGKRSRADLKAATLMGDRDLWLNRDRRIIGAIPGIAIGDVFFFRMELCVLGLHGQSQAGIDYVPASRSSTGEPIATSIIVSGGYEDDEDSGLVLVYTGHGGRGPSMFKHCTDQKLEGGNLALERSMKYGIEIRVIRGIKSNRSPIGKIYVYDGLYKIVNCWMDVGKSGFGIYKYKLLRIEGQEEMGSGILKLAEDLKVNPLSMRPAGYLSLDISMGKEKFPVSLFNDIDDDREPLLFEYLTSPVFPVEAFQGKANADAGNGCECISNCSASCYCAQKNGGEFAYGGHGILSRGKPLIYECGTLCQCPPNCPNRVSQKGVRHQLEVFRSKETGWGVRSLDLIQAGEFVCEFSGIVLTRQQTEILSTKGHCLVHPGQFPGRWVEWGDISDVLPNYVSPNFPCLPGLNFSIDVSRSRNVACYLSHSCSPNVFVQYVLFDHNNVLYPHVMIFAMENIPPLRELSVDYGIGDEPAGKLTM; translated from the coding sequence ATGACCCCCTCGTCGCCGCCTCCCGCCCCGTTCCCGGACCTCAACCTCAACCTCAACCTCGCGCCGTTCCCCAAGGTCGAGCCCAAACCCGAGCCGCCCGATCACCACCCGGCTTTGCCTGGCCCGATCGGTATACTCGACCCCCTTCACCCCACATCCGGTCCGAGCCCTAGCCCCAACCACGACGCCGTCGACGATGAGAGAGCGGCCCTCTTCGCCGAGTACCTCCGCCTCGCCCGCCTctttgccgccgccgccgcctccggcgATGACCACCACCACCTCTCCCTCGTCACCGCCCCCACGCTCGCGCCGACGCGGGCCGCCAACTCTTCCGCCGTCGTCGCCCGCAAGAAGCGGAAGATCCGGTCGGCGGATATGGTCCGCGCCTCCACCCTCGGCCTCCGCGACCGGCTCTACTTCCGCGACGTTGTCCGCCGGACCCGCATCACGTTCGACTCTCTTCGCTCCCTCCTCCTCCGGGACGAGAACAAAGGCGACGCCTTCGAGGCGATCTGGGGCAAGAGGAGCCGCGCCGACCTCAAGGCCGCCACCCTGATGGGCGACCGCGACCTCTGGCTTAACCGAGACAGGAGGATCATCGGCGCGATCCCCGGGATCGCCATCGGCGATGTCTTCTTCTTTCGCATGGAGCTATGCGTGCTCGGCTTGCATGGCCAGAGCCAGGCTGGGATTGACTATGTTCCAGCTAGCCGGAGCTCTACCGGCGAGCCGATAGCCACCAGCATTATTGTATCTGGTGGCTacgaggatgacgaggacagTGGGCTTGTGCTGGTCTACACTGGCCATGGTGGCCGCGGTCCCAGCATGTTTAAGCATTGCACTGACCAGAAACTGGAAGGGGGAAATCTTGCACTGGAACGGAGCATGAAGTATGGTATTGAAATTCGAGTCATTCGTGGTATAAAGTCCAATCGCAGCCCCATCGGAAAGATTTATGTCTACGATGGGCTTTACAAGATTGTCAATTGCTGGATGGATGTAGGCAAATCAGGGTTCGGCATATACAAGTACAAGCTTTTGAGAATTGAAGGCCAGGAAGAGATGGGCAGTGGGATTCTCAAGCTTGCTGAGGATTTAAAAGTGAATCCATTGAGTATGAGGCCAGCCGGTTACTTGAGTCTCGATATCTCGATGGGGAAGGAGAAATTTCCTGTTTCTTTGTTTAATGATATTGATGATGACCGAGAACCATTGCTCTTTGAGTATCTCACTAGTCCAGTGTTTCCTGTCGAAGCTTTTCAAGGGAAGGCAAATGCTGATGCAGGAAATGGGTGTGAATGCATCTCCAATTGCTCAGCCAGCTGCTACTGTGCCCAGAAAAATGGTGGAGAATTTGCATATGGTGGACATGGGATTCTATCGAGGGGGAAGCCATTAATTTATGAGTGTGGCACCTTGTGCCAGTGCCCACCGAATTGTCCCAACCGGGTGAGCCAGAAAGGTGTGAGGCATCAGTTGGAGGTGTTCCGATCAAAAGAGACAGGGTGGGGAGTGAGATCATTGGATTTGATTCAGGCTGGGGAATTTGTTTGTGAATTTAGTGGCATTGTGCTAACTAGGCAGCAAACTGAAATCCTATCCACAAAAGGCCACTGTTTGGTGCATCCTGGCCAGTTTCCAGGAAGATGGGTGGAATGGGGAGACATCTCTGATGTCTTACCCAATTATGTGTCACCAAACTTTCCATGCTTGCCAGGCCTGAACTTCTCAATAGATGTTTCACGATCAAGGAATGTAGCTTGTTATCTGAGCCATAGTTGTAGCCCAAATGTGTTTGTGCAATATGTGCTATTTGATCACAATAATGTATTATATCCGCATGTTATGATCTTCGCCATGGAGAACATACCTCCATTAAGGGAACTGAGTGTTGATTATGGGATTGGAGATGAACCTGCGGGGAAGTTAACAATGTAG